In the Telopea speciosissima isolate NSW1024214 ecotype Mountain lineage chromosome 2, Tspe_v1, whole genome shotgun sequence genome, one interval contains:
- the LOC122651268 gene encoding polyadenylate-binding protein-interacting protein 6-like, translated as MKPGISSLNPYAASYIPLSKREEAGDGTGRSVAPSENQQVTKQNQVQGEASLDFSIHGIEKLLDSENGTQKGHSVYGSHDSCSQNPNGKIEKQGTRDASEMDLAYLGIMFPGISDQSLADVYSVNEGDLDASVEMLHQLEVYPADVSQHLPDSLDVGDVSVIEYPAEGTSERPNQTTSDEVNGSSSCSLKSAS; from the exons ATGAAGCCAGGAATTTCTTCTTTGAATCCATATGCAGCATCTTACATACCTCTCTCCAAACGAGAGGA AGCTGGTGATGGAACTGGCCGGTCTGTAGCTCCATCTGAGAACCAACAAGTGACTAAACAGAACCAAGTTCAAGGAGAAGCTTCTCTTGACTTCAGCATCCATGGCATTGAAAAACTACTCGATTCTGAGAATGGGACACAGAAGGGCCACTCGGTTTATGGTTCTCATGATTCATGTTCTCAGAATCCAAATGGCAAGATAGAAAAACAGGGAACTCGTGATGCTTCTGAGATGGATCTGGCATATCTTGGCATTATGTTTCCTGGTATATCTGATCAGTCACTTGCCGATGTCTACTCTGTAAATGAGGGTGACCTGGATGCATCAGTTGAAATGCTGCATCAACTTGAG GTCTATCCTGCAGATGTTTCTCAACATCTTCCAGACTCCTTGGACGTTGGTGATGTGTCAGTGATTGAGTATCCAGCTGAAGGCACATCTGAGAGGCCGAATCAAACCACCTCTGATGAAGTTAATGGGTCTTCGTCTTGTTCATTGAAATCAGCCTCTTGA
- the LOC122651265 gene encoding dnaJ homolog subfamily B member 1, with amino-acid sequence MGVDYYNILKVNRNATDDDLKKSYRRLAMKWHPDKNPNNKKEAEAKFKQISEAYEVLSDPQKRTVYDQYGEEGLKGATPSGSSGGSGFPFGGGNSGGPNDFMFNPRNAEDIFAEFFGNSPFGFGSSGPGRSMRFQSDGGGIFNGFGGTENHFRTYSEGVGGGMPRKPPPVESKLPCSLEELYTGSTRKMKISRKVVDVSGRLVPESEILTITVKPGWKKGTKITFPDKGNEQTNQLPADLVFVIDEKPHDVYERDGNDLIITQKVSLAEALGGTTVNLKTLDGRELNIPVTDVVNPGYELVIADEGMPIAKERGNRGNLCIKFEVKFPTRLTSEQKTGLKRILGG; translated from the exons ATGGGAGTCGATTACTACAACATCTTGAAGGTGAATAGAAACGCAACGGATGACGATCTCAAGAAATCTTACAGGAGATTGGCAATGAAATGGCATCCCGATAAGAatccaaacaataaaaaagaagcAGAGGCTAAATTCAAGCAGATTTCCGAAGCCTACGAA GTCTTGAGTGATCCACAGAAAAGGACGGTCTATGATCAatatggagaagaagggttgAAAGGCGCGACTCCCTCTGGTTCCTCCGGTGGAAGTGGATTCCCCTTTGGTGGTGGAAATTCTGGTGGTCCAAATGATTTCATGTTCAACCCAAGGAACGCAGAGGACATCTTTGCAGAATTCTTTGGGAATAGCCCTTTTGGGTTCGGTTCATCAGGTCCTGGGAGGTCTATGAGATTCCAATCCGATGGAGGTGGGATCTTCAATGGGTTTGGTGGGACTGAAAATCACTTTCGAACGTACAGTGAGGGGGTCGGAGGAGGCATGCCCCGGAAGCCACCGCCGGTGGAGAGCAAACTACCATGTAGCCTTGAGGAGCTGTACACTGGGTCAACAAGGAAGATGAAGATCTCCAGGAAAGTGGTTGATGTCAGTGG GCGACTAGTTCCAGAGTCAGAGATCTTAACAATCACTGTGAAGCCTGGGTGGAAGAAGGGAACAAAGATCACATTTCCAGACAAAGGAAACGAACAGACAAACCAGCTACCAGCAGATCTTGTATTTGTGATTGATGAGAAGCCACATGATGTCTACGAGAGGGATGGCAATGACCTGATTATCACCCAGAAGGTGTCATTAGCAGAGGCACTTGGGGGAACCACTGTGAACCTCAAAACACTGGATGGTCGTGAACTGAATATTCCAGTAACTGATGTTGTGAACCCAGGGTATGAGCTTGTGATTGCAGATGAAGGAATGCCAATCGCCAAGGAGCGAGGGAACAGGGGCAATCTTTGTATCAAATTTGAAGTAAAGTTCCCAACAAGATTAACATCTGAGCAAAAGACAGGTCTCAAGCGTATCCTAGGAGGTTGA